One genomic window of Cystobacter fuscus DSM 2262 includes the following:
- a CDS encoding DUF72 domain-containing protein — translation MLGGMRAIHLGTSGYVYKHWKALFYPPGLPASRWLPYYAQVFSTVELNASFYRLPTEDAVDGWFEQTPPGFRFACKGSRYLTHMKRLTDVGEGLERFFRVILRFGPKLGPVLWQLPPHMKKPDPERLERFLAALPRGIHSVFEFRDAAWYHDEVLEVLDRWDVSLCEHDLVPVPVPRPTGSFRYLRFHGLGARYAGRYGRAALRPVARDLKAWRQRGRGAWVYFNNDLHGHALLDAFDLAELLGHVPVHPPPDMQRPPETESSRTA, via the coding sequence ATGCTTGGCGGCATGAGGGCCATCCACCTCGGGACGAGCGGGTACGTCTACAAGCACTGGAAGGCTTTGTTCTATCCACCCGGGCTGCCCGCCAGCCGCTGGCTGCCCTACTACGCCCAGGTCTTCTCCACCGTGGAGCTCAACGCTTCCTTCTACCGGCTGCCCACGGAGGACGCGGTGGACGGCTGGTTCGAGCAGACGCCTCCGGGCTTCCGCTTCGCCTGCAAGGGCAGCCGCTACCTCACCCACATGAAGCGGCTGACGGACGTGGGCGAGGGCCTGGAGCGCTTCTTCCGCGTCATCCTGCGCTTCGGCCCGAAGCTCGGTCCGGTGCTCTGGCAACTCCCGCCGCACATGAAGAAGCCGGATCCCGAGCGGCTGGAGCGCTTCCTCGCCGCCCTGCCCCGCGGCATCCACTCCGTCTTCGAGTTCCGCGACGCCGCCTGGTACCACGACGAGGTACTGGAGGTGCTCGACCGGTGGGACGTGTCCCTGTGCGAGCACGACCTCGTCCCGGTGCCCGTGCCCCGCCCCACCGGCAGCTTCCGCTACCTGCGCTTCCACGGCCTGGGGGCTCGCTACGCCGGGCGCTATGGCCGCGCGGCGCTGCGGCCCGTCGCGCGAGACCTGAAGGCGTGGCGCCAGAGGGGACGCGGCGCCTGGGTGTACTTCAACAACGACCTGCACGGGCACGCGCTGCTGGATGCGTTCGACCTGGCGGAGCTGCTCGGCCACGTCCCGGTGCACCCGCCCCCGGACATGCAACGGCCGCCCGAGACGGAGTCATCTCGGACGGCCTGA
- the lpdA gene encoding dihydrolipoyl dehydrogenase, whose product MAETFDVVIIGSGPGGYVGAIRAAQLGLKTALIEKDKRLGGTCLHRGCIPTKSLLWSASLLHHIKEAADFGIEVPAPVVNWAKVQEHKQKVVTKGANGIDYLMKKNKISVLKGHGRIAGKGKVEVTADDGSKQTLDTKNIIIATGSVPKSLPNVQVDHQRVLNSDSILTIDRIPKSLIVIGAGAVGCEFASVFNHMGTQVSVVEYLPNLLPIEDVDVSKEFEKHFKKRKIDVHTGAKVEKVESSANGVKLTMTVGTETRTIEAEYVLSAVGRAPVTEDIGLSFTSIKADRGFIKTDEMMRTTEPNVYAIGDVIPTPMLAHVASAEAVLAVEHIAGKKPTPINYDLTPSATYCYPEVASVGLTEKKAKERGYDVKTGIFPFSAVTKASISNEGIGLVKVVSDKKYDEVLGVHLVGPHATELLAEACVALRLEITTEELAHTMHAHPTLSEIVKEGAEMTLGHPIHI is encoded by the coding sequence GTGGCTGAGACTTTCGACGTGGTGATCATCGGTTCGGGCCCGGGGGGTTATGTCGGTGCGATCCGGGCGGCGCAGCTCGGGTTGAAGACGGCCCTCATCGAGAAGGACAAGCGCCTGGGTGGCACGTGCCTCCACCGGGGCTGCATCCCCACCAAGTCGCTGCTCTGGAGCGCCTCGCTCCTGCATCACATCAAGGAAGCGGCGGACTTCGGCATCGAGGTGCCGGCGCCGGTGGTCAACTGGGCCAAGGTCCAGGAGCACAAGCAGAAGGTGGTCACCAAGGGTGCCAACGGCATCGACTACCTGATGAAGAAGAACAAGATCTCGGTCCTCAAGGGCCATGGCCGCATCGCCGGCAAGGGCAAGGTCGAGGTCACCGCCGACGACGGCTCCAAGCAGACGCTGGACACCAAGAACATCATCATCGCGACGGGCTCGGTGCCCAAGTCGCTGCCCAACGTGCAGGTGGATCACCAGCGCGTGCTCAACAGCGACTCCATCCTCACGATTGATCGCATTCCCAAGAGCCTCATCGTCATTGGCGCGGGCGCGGTGGGCTGCGAGTTCGCCTCCGTCTTCAACCACATGGGCACCCAGGTCTCCGTGGTGGAGTACCTGCCGAACCTGCTGCCCATCGAGGACGTGGACGTCTCCAAGGAGTTCGAGAAGCACTTCAAGAAGCGCAAGATCGACGTGCACACCGGCGCCAAGGTGGAGAAGGTGGAGAGCAGCGCCAACGGCGTGAAGCTCACCATGACGGTGGGCACCGAGACGCGCACCATCGAGGCCGAGTACGTCCTGTCCGCCGTGGGCCGCGCCCCGGTGACCGAGGACATCGGTTTGAGCTTCACGTCCATCAAGGCCGACCGGGGCTTCATCAAGACGGACGAGATGATGCGCACCACCGAGCCGAACGTGTACGCGATCGGTGACGTCATCCCCACGCCCATGCTCGCCCACGTGGCCAGCGCCGAGGCGGTGCTCGCGGTGGAGCACATCGCCGGCAAGAAGCCCACGCCCATCAACTACGACCTGACCCCGTCGGCCACCTACTGCTACCCCGAGGTGGCGTCCGTGGGCCTCACGGAGAAGAAGGCCAAGGAGCGGGGCTACGACGTGAAGACGGGCATCTTCCCGTTCTCCGCCGTCACCAAGGCCTCCATCTCCAACGAGGGCATTGGCCTGGTGAAGGTGGTCTCGGACAAGAAGTACGACGAGGTGCTCGGCGTCCACCTGGTGGGCCCGCACGCCACCGAGCTGCTCGCCGAGGCCTGTGTGGCGCTCCGCCTGGAGATCACCACCGAGGAGCTCGCGCACACGATGCACGCCCACCCCACGCTCTCGGAGATCGTGAAGGAAGGCGCCGAGATGACCCTGGGTCACCCGATCCACATCTGA